The Streptomyces fungicidicus nucleotide sequence ACCGCCTCGACGCCCTGATGGCGGGCTCCGCCTCCCGCTCCCCCGTCGGCATACGCGTCAACCCGCAGGTCGGCGGTGGTTCCATCGAGGCCCTGTCGACGGCCACGGCGACCTCGAAGTTCGGGGTGGCGCTGCGCGACGAGGGAGCGCGGGAGTGGGTCGTGCGGGCGTATCTGGACCGGCCGTGGCTGACCCGGCTGCACGCGCACACCGGCTCGCAGGGCATCGCGCTGTCGATGATGGCGCGGGGCATCACGGAGACGTACGAACTGGCGGAGGAGATCAACCGCCGGGCGGGACGGCGGCAGGTCGACACCATCGACATCGGCGGCGGTCTGCCGGTCAACTTCGCCTCCGAGGAGAGCACCCCGACGTACACGCGGTACGCGCGGCTGCTGAGCGAGGCGGTGCCGGGGCTGTTCGACGGGCGGTACGGGCTGGTCACCGAGTTCGGGCGGTCACTGCTGGCCAAGCACGGCACGGTGGTGGCGCGCGTGGAGTACGCCAAGAGCGCGGGCGGGCGCCCGGTCGCCGTGACGCACGCGGGCGTGCAGGTGGCGACGCGGACGGTCTACGCGCCGGCGTCGTGGCCGCTGAGGATCGCCGCGTACGACGCGAAGGGACGGCCCAAGGAGGGCCCCCCGGTCGTGCAGGACGTGGCGGGACCGGCGTGCTTCGCGGGCGACCTGCTCGCCCAGGCGCAGTCGCTCCCGCTGCTGGAGCAGGGCGACCACGCGGCGGCGCTGGACACGGGCGCGTACTACTTCGCCCACCACTACGCCTACAACTCGCTCCCCCGCCCGGGTGTCTACGGCTTCGTGCCGGGCGGGGACTCCGGCATCGCCTTCGCGACGGTGCGCACGCCCCAGACGGTCGAGGAGATCGTCACCGAGTCCGGCGCCGCCCACACCGACGCCCTGGTCTCGGGCCTCACTCCCTGACCACGGCGCACCCGCGGGGCCTCCTCACACGAGGGCCGGCGTCCGGCGGCGCGCGCCGCCCGGCGCCGCGTCGCCCGCCGCGATCCCCGTGGTGCGGTAGCCCTTGACCCTCCTGCCCGCGGGCCGGCCCACGCCGGCCCGCAGCCAGTCGACGCGCACCCACAGCAGCACCTCGTCCGACTGCTCCAGACGGCCGATCCAGGCCGCCTTCAGCCACAGTCCGGTCCCGCAGCCGGCGAGCAGCATCCCGCCGGCCGCGGGCACGGCGAAGGCCGTGCCCAGCGCGGCGAGGAAGGCGAGCAGCAGCCACCAGCGGTGCCCGCGGCGCCAGTTGCGGACGGTCACCGCCCGGTCCTGGAGCACGTCGTGCCGGCCCGCCCGGACCGCCGCACGGGCCGGGGCGCGGTAGCGTCCCCGCCCCGCGCAGGCCACGACGGCCGCCGCCACGAGGAACAGCGCGGCGCCCGCCGTCACCCCGATCCGCCGCCCGGTAAGCCCCGGCACCAGCGTCCCGGCGCCCGCCGCGACCACTCCCAGCCACCACAGCGGCGCGGCCCCGGCCCGCACGACGACGGCCACCCGGGCCAGCCCCTGTCCTCCGCGTGTCATCTCCGGCCTCCCGTCTCTCACTCCAGTGGGCAAGGGAGGCTAGCGGCACAAGGTGAGACGAGTCTGAGAGGACGGCGCGGCGGCGAACGGCCCCGCCGTCAGTCCACGAACAGTCCGCGCGCCGCCGCCCTCACGTCGAACTCCTCCAGCCGTGCCTGCGCGTCGGGCAGGTCGTCGCACATCGCCTCCAGCAGCACCCGGCCCAGCAGCATCGGCGCGCACGCCGTGTCGAAGGCGAGGCCGGTCCCGACGGCCGCGGGCAGCAGCAGGTCGGACAGCCCGGCGACCGGCGCGAACGGCGAGTCGGCGACGGTGACCACGGTCAGCCCCGTCTCCTTGGCGTGGATGAGGGCGTCGACGACCTCCCGGGGATGGCGGGGCAGCGCGAAGCACAGCAGGGCGCTCGCCCCGGCCCGCGCGGCGGCGTCGATCCGGTCGTGGAGCATGGTGCCGCCCTCGTTGAGCAGCCGTACGTCGGGATGGACCTTGGCGGCGAAGTACGCGAAGCCGTGCGCCTGGGCCGCCGCCGCCCGCAGTCCCAGCACGGGCAGCGGCCGGCTCCCCGCCAGCATGCGCCCGGCCTGCCGCACCGGCCGGGGGTCGGCCAGCACCTCCGCCAGATGCCGCAGGTTCTCGATCTCGGCCTCGACGGCCTGCTGGTACTCGTTGGAGGAGCCGGTCTCCGGCGCCGGTTCGGCGGGCGCGACCTCGCGCAGGTGCCGGCGCAGCGCCGGATAGCCGTCGAAGCCGAGGGCGACGGCGAACCGGGTCACCGACGGCTGGCTGACCCCGGCCAGCTCGGCCAGCTCCACGCTGGACAGGAACGGCACGTCGGCGGCGCGCCGGACCATGCTGTGCGCGATGCGCCGCTGGGTCGGCGTCAGCCGATGCCCCTCGAAGAGCGCCTGCAGGCGCGCCGCAGGGCTCCCGGTGCCGCTCATGACGTGACTCCCCCTCGACTATTCACCGCTCAGGTCCTCTGCATGCCGTTATACAGGCGCATCCGGGGCCGCGCCGTCCGCACGGCGCGATGGGCGGAGTTCGCGCACTGTGGCCCGATTCGGGGACAGATCCGGAACTCGACGATTTTGCTACGACGTCACCGCGTGCCGAACCGGCCGGTTAGCGTAACTCCTCGAACAACAGAGCGCCTTGAGGCGCAGGCGGCCCATGTGGCACCCGACGGAGGCTGGAGCAGGCGTGGACGCGCAGAGTCGTGGGCAGGCGGACGGAACCGATCCTGCGGACCAGTGGGTACTGAATCCGGAGACCGGGGACTACGAGCTGCGGCTGAACGATTCCGCGGAGCGGCCGGGGGCGCCCCGCCCGCGCAGCGCCCCCCGCCCCGGTTCCGCCGCGCCGCCCCGGGTCCCCGCCCAGCGGGGCCGCCCGCCGGCCCCCGCCCCCGCTCCGGACGGCGACGACACGGCCGGCGCCGGCCGCCGCAAGCGCAAGCAGAAGAGGAGCGGCAGGAGGAAGGCGCTGATGTGGACGGGAGGCGCCCTGGGCCTGGTCCTGGTCGGCGGTTCGGCGTTCGCGTACTACTGGTACGACCGCCTGTACGGCAACATCGACACCGTCGACATCGGTGACGTGGGCAGTGACAAGGTCCTGGCGGACGGGCCGGTCAACATCCTGATCATCGGCAACGACGTGCGCACCGGCGAGGGCAACGAGGCCTACGGCAACCGGACCAACGTCACCGGCCACGCCGACACCACGCTCCTCTTCCACGTGGCGGAGGACCGCTCCAACGCGACCGTGGTGAGCATCCCCCGGGACCTCATGACCACGATCCCGGACTGCACCTCCAGGCAGTCCGACGGTTCGAGCAAGGACATCCCCGGCTCGACGGTTCCCACCCGGTTCAACGAGTCCTACGGTGTGAACGGCCGCGACCCGGGCTGCACCATGCTCACGGTCGAGGGGATCACCGACCTCGAGGTCGACCACTTCATGATGTTCGACTTCAACGCGGTCAAGACGCTGTCCACCGCGGTCGGCGGCGTCAAGGTGTGCCTGGAGAAGCCCATCAAGGACCTGGACGGCGGCTCCGGACTCGATCTGCCGTCCGGGGAGAGCACGGTCGAGGGCGAGGACGCCCTGTCGTTCCTGCGCAACCGGCACGGGCTGAAGAACGAGAGCGACCTGGACCGGATCGAGATGCAGCAGAAGTTCGTCGCGTCGATGATCCGCCAGCTGAAGGAGGACACGCTCAACAGCCCGTCGAAGATGCTCGACGTCGCCGACGCGGCCACCAAGTCCCTCACCGTGGACAAGGGGATAGGCAGCCCCGGCAAGCTGCTCACCCTCGCCAGGGAACTCGGCAAGATCAACCTGAAGAACATCACCATGATGACCGTGCCGGTGAAGGACAACCCGGCGGAGCCCACGCCCGTCACCGTCGTCCTGGACCCGGAGAAGGCCCCGAAGGTCTTCAGCATGCTGCAGAACGACGTCTCCTTCACCGAGGTCGAGAAGAAGGCGAAGAAGGCCAAGGACAAGCAGGCCGAGCTGCTGGAGGGCCCGCGGGCGGAGGAGTCCGCGATCCGCGTCGACGTCTTCAACGGCGGCGGCCCGCAGGGCGCCGCGCAGGACACCCTGGTCTGGCTGCAGACCGACGAGGGCGTGGCCAGGTCCACCAACAAGGGCAACGCACCGGCCGAGGTCAAGAAGACCCGGCTGGAGTACGGCCCCGACCAGGCCGACCAGGCCCGGGCGCTCGCCGATCTGATGGGCCTGCCCGCCTCGGCCCTGAAGCCCGGCACCGAGGACGCCGGCGAGGCGACGCCGATGACGCTCACCCTCGGCCCGGACTTCACGAAGGCCGGCGTCCCCGTCGCCCCGCCGAACAAGGTCGACGGCGTCGATCAGTCCCGGGCCGACGAGAAGATGTGCAAGGCGTAGGACGGCCCGTCACGGCGCGGCGAACCCCCGGCCGACAACGGGGGTTACCCCCAGTGCCACCGGCCTCCCGGCTGCCTACCGTGGGACGCATGACCGGAATGGACGCGCGGGACACCGAGCTGAAGAAGGAACTCGACGCCTCCCTGCAGGCCCGCAGGGAGCTGGGCGAGGAGTACGAGTCCGCGCTGGTCGACTCGTTCCTGGAGAAGGTCGACCAGCGCATCGACGGCGCGGTGGAGCGCCGTGTGCGCCGGCAGCTCGCCGAGCAGCAGATGACGGTGGCCCGGGACACCCGGTCGCCGAGGGCCACGGACAGCTGGGCGGAGCGCTTCGGCTTCGGGATCGTCTCGCTGGTGCTGGCGGTGCCGCTGTCCGCCATCGGCGGGGGCGTCGGCAATCTGCCCGGCCTGATGGTCACCTGGGCGGGCATCGTCGGCGTCAACGTCGTCCAGGCCGCCCGCACCAACCCGGGCCTGTTCGGACGCGGGAAGTCCTCCCGGGACGGTGACTGGGAGGACTGAGGCCGTTTGCGCGGGGACCGCCGCACCCCCGTCGCCGGGGGGCGGGACGACGGCGGTCCCCGCGAGGGACGCGCGCCCGTTGAGGCAGGCCGCGTCCGAGGCGTCCATGGAGGTCCGGGAGCCGCTCCGGAGGTCCTTCGACGCCGTTTGGCCGCCGGCCGGAACGGGGAGCCGCTCCCGTCCCGCCGACACCCACCAATCTGCCGGACCCGTGTTAAGCGAGTGCTGCGCGGACGTGACGCGCTCGTACCACTTCCGCGAAGTCCGCGAAGATCACGAACGCGCCGGGGCCCGGCCGTTCACCGCGGGTTCACCGGAGGCCGGACCGGAGCCCCGTCACTTCCCGCTCTGGGCGAGGAAGGACAGCAGGTCCTGACGGCTGACCACACCGGTCGGCTTGCCCTCGACGAGGACGATCGCCGCGTCCGCCCTGCCCAGCACGGCCATCAGGTCCGCGACGGGCTCACCCGAGCCGACCTGCGGCAGCGGCGCGGACATGTGCTTCTCCAGCGGGTCGTCGAGCGAGGCGCTCTTGCTGAACAGCGCGTCCAGCAGCTCCCGCTCCACCACCGAGCCGACGACCTCGGCGGCCATCACGTCCGGGTGGCCGGCGCCCGGCTTGACCACCGGCATCTGCGAGACGCCGTACTCGCGGAGCACCTCGATGGCCTGCCCGACGGTCTCGTCGGGGTGCATGTGGACCAGGGAGGGGATGTGGCCGCCCTCCTTGTCGTTGAGCACGTCGCCGACCCGGGCGCTGGTGCCGGAGTCCTCCAGGAAGCCGTAGTCGGCCATCCACTCGTCGTTGAAGATCTTGCTGAGGTAGCCGCGTCCGCTGTCCGGGAGGAGGACGACGACCACGTCGTCCTCGCCGAGCCGCTCCGCCACCTCGAGGGCCGCGACGACCGCCATGCCGCAGGAGCCGCCCACCAGCAGGCCCTCCTCCTTGGCGAGCCGGCGGGTCATCTGGAAGGAGTCCTTGTCGGAGACGGCGACGATCTCGTCCGCGACGTCACGGTCGTAGGCGGTCGGCCAGAAGTCCTCACCGACGCCCTCCACCAGGTACGGCCGTCCGGAGCCGCCGGAGTACACCGAGCCCTCGGGGTCGGCGCCGATCACCTTCACTGCGCCGTCGCTGGCCTCCTTCAGGTAGCGGCCGGTCCCGGAGATGGTGCCGCCGGTGCCCACGCCCGCCACGAAGTGGGTGATCCTCCCCTCGGTCTGCTCCCACAGCTCGGGGCCCGTGGAGTGGTAGTGGGAGAGCGGGTTGTTCGGGTTGGAGTACTGGTCCGGCTTCCAGGCACCCGGCGTCTCACGCACCAGCCGGTCGGAGACGTTGTAGTAGGAGTCGGGGTGCTCGGGGTCCACGGCGGTCGGGCAGACGACGACCTCGGCCCCGTAGGCCCGCAGGACGTTGATCTTGTCCGTGGAGACCTTGTCGGGGCAGACGAAGATGCACTTGTAGCCCTTCTGCTGGGCCACGATGGCGAGCCCGACCCCGGTGTTGCCGCTGGTCGGCTCGACGATGGTGCCGCCCGGCTGCAGCTCTCCGCTCTTCTCCGCCGCCTCGATCATGCGCAGGGCGATGCGGTCCTTCACGGAGCCGCCCGGGTTGAAGTACTCCACCTTGGCCAGGACGGTGGCCCTGATGCCCTTGGTCACGCTGTTGAGCCGCACCAGCGGGGTGTTGCCGACGAGGCTGATCATCGAGTCGTGGAATTGCACCGTTGTCTCCGGATGCTTGCAAAAGAGGTCGTAGTGGTGAGGCCAGCCTAGGCCCTCGCCTGTCAACGCCCCGGCCGGGTCGTTCACTCCCTGTCGGGATTGGAGCACGGTCCGTACGGGGCAAGGAGTGGGTGTACGGGTTCGAGGAGGTGGCGGCGAGGGATGACGGGCTTGTCGAGGGCGAGGGTGGCCCGGCGGATCGCGGCCGGCGCGGCATACGGCGGCGGGGGCATCGGCCTGGCCGGGGCGGCCGCGGTGGGACTGCTGCTGGCCGAGGCCCAGCTGGCGCGGCGCCGGGTGGGCAACGGCGCGTCCGGGCACGTACCGAACGCGGACGGGCTGTACGGGGCGTCCTACACGGTGCCGGGTGAGCCCGCGCTGCGGCTGACGATGCTCGGCGACTCCACGGCCGCGGGGCAGGGCGTGCACCGGGCCGGGCAGACGCCGGGGGCGCTGCTGGCGTCCGGGGTCGCGGCGATCGCGGAGCGCCCGGTGGGGCTGAGCACGGTCGCGGTTCCCGGGGCCCGCTCCGACGACCTGGAGCGGCAGGTGACGCTGGCGCTGGCGGACCCGTCCCGGGTGCCCGACGTCTGCGTGATCATGATCGGCGCCAACGACGTCACGCACCGCATGCCGCCGGCCCATTCCGTGCGCCATCTGTCCTCGGCGGTGCGCCGGCTGCGGACGGCCGGCGCGGAGGTGGTCGTCGGCACGTGCCCCGATCTGGGCACCATCGAGCCGGTGCGGCAGCCGCTGCGCTGGCTGGCCCGGCGGGCCTCGCGGCAGCTGGCGGCGGCGCAGACGATCGGCGCGGTGGAGCAGGGCGGGCGGACGGTGTCGCTGGGGGACCTGCTGGGTCCCGAGTTCGCGGCGAACCCGCGGGAGCTGTTCGGGCCCGACAACTACCACCCCTCGGTGGAGGGGTACGCCACGGCCGCGATGGCGGTGCTGCCGACGGTGGGCGCGGTGCTGGGGCTGTGGCCGGCGGAGGAGGAGCGGCCGGACGCCGCCCGCCGGGAGGGGTTCCTGCCGGTCGCCAGGGCGGCCGCGGAGGCGGCGGAGGAGGCGGGCACGGAGGTCACGGCGGCGATGCCGTCCGGGCCCCGGGGCCCGTGGGCCCTCCTCAAGCGACGCCGCCGCCGCAGGCTCCCCGAACCCGAACCCGCCCCCTCGACCCAGCCCACGTAGCCCCGTCCGCCCGCCGCGGGCAGCTCCACCCCGCTCCGCGGGCAGTCGTGCCGCGCGAACACCTCCCCAGGCACCGCAGCGGGAAAAGCAAGCGCTTAGACAGTTGCGGTCCATGTCACAGCGCGGGACCCGTGACCCCGCTCATACGGCCGGGTAACTTCCCAGGGAGCCCGCACCAACCCACCGGTATGCCCTCCGTCACCCGACCACCACCCCCTTGGAGCCGTGATGCCCGAAGCCGTGATCGTCTCAGCCGCCCGCTCCCCCATCGGCCGCGCCTTCAAGGGCTCCCTGAAGGACCTGCGCCCGGACGACCTGACCGCCACGATCATCCAGGCCGCCCTCGCCAAGGTCCCTGAGCTGGACCCGAGGGACATCGACGACCTCATGCTCGGCTGCGGCCTCCCCGGCGGCGAGCAGGGCAACAACCTCGGCCGCGTGGTCGCCGTGCAGATGGGGATGGACCACCTCCCCGGCTGCACCATCACCCGCTACTGCTCGTCCTCCCTGCAGACCTCCCGCATGGCCCTGCACGCCATCAAGGCCGGCGAGGGCGACGTCTTCATCTCGGCCGGCGTCGAGACGGTCTCCCGCTTCACCAAGGGCAACTCCGACAGCCTCCCGGACACCCGCAACCCGCTGTTCGCCGAGGCCGAGGCCCGTACCGCCGCCGTCGCGGAGTCGGAGGGCTCGACCTGGCACGACCCGCGCGAGGACGGCCTGGTCCCCGATCCGTACATCGCGATGGGCCAGACGGCGGAGAACCTGGCCCGGCTCAAGGGCGTCACCCGGCAGGACATGGACGAGTTCGGCGTCCGCTCGCAGAACCTCGCCGAGGAAGCCATCAAGAACGGCTTCTGGGAGCGCGAGATCACCCCGGTGACGCTCCCCGACGGCACGGTGGTCGCCAAGGACGACGGCCCCCGCGCGGGCGTCACCATGGAGGGCGTGGCCGGTCTGAAGCCCGTCTTCCGCCCCGACGGCCTGGTCACCGCGGGCAACTGCTGCCCGCTCAACGACGGCGCCGCCGCGCTCGTCATCATGAGCGACACCAAGGCCCGCGAGCTCGGCCTCACCCCGCTCGCCCGGATCGTCTCCACCGGCGTCTCCGGCCTCTCCCCCGAGATCATGGGCCTCGGCCCGGTCGAGGCGAGCAAGCAGGCGCTGTCCCGCGCCGGCCTGACCATCGACGACATCGACCTGGCCGAGATCAACGAGGCCTTCGCCGCGCAGGTCATCCCCTCCTACCGCGAGCTCGGCATCCCGCTGGAGAAGCTGAACGTCAACGGCGGCGC carries:
- a CDS encoding type III PLP-dependent enzyme domain-containing protein, with product MRANMHSTEGTGNAVAHEDGRTDERDPYAEGRAARRDEAVRAAVEQGLLDTDNPLVGLLDVTGIRESAAELKAAFEAVAAPGTPVLHAFAVKASPLVPVLRLLREEGIGAEVASPGELALARAAGVEPERTVLDSPAKTPAELREALALGIAVNADNPQELDRLDALMAGSASRSPVGIRVNPQVGGGSIEALSTATATSKFGVALRDEGAREWVVRAYLDRPWLTRLHAHTGSQGIALSMMARGITETYELAEEINRRAGRRQVDTIDIGGGLPVNFASEESTPTYTRYARLLSEAVPGLFDGRYGLVTEFGRSLLAKHGTVVARVEYAKSAGGRPVAVTHAGVQVATRTVYAPASWPLRIAAYDAKGRPKEGPPVVQDVAGPACFAGDLLAQAQSLPLLEQGDHAAALDTGAYYFAHHYAYNSLPRPGVYGFVPGGDSGIAFATVRTPQTVEEIVTESGAAHTDALVSGLTP
- a CDS encoding MurR/RpiR family transcriptional regulator, which codes for MSGTGSPAARLQALFEGHRLTPTQRRIAHSMVRRAADVPFLSSVELAELAGVSQPSVTRFAVALGFDGYPALRRHLREVAPAEPAPETGSSNEYQQAVEAEIENLRHLAEVLADPRPVRQAGRMLAGSRPLPVLGLRAAAAQAHGFAYFAAKVHPDVRLLNEGGTMLHDRIDAAARAGASALLCFALPRHPREVVDALIHAKETGLTVVTVADSPFAPVAGLSDLLLPAAVGTGLAFDTACAPMLLGRVLLEAMCDDLPDAQARLEEFDVRAAARGLFVD
- a CDS encoding cystathionine beta-synthase; translation: MQFHDSMISLVGNTPLVRLNSVTKGIRATVLAKVEYFNPGGSVKDRIALRMIEAAEKSGELQPGGTIVEPTSGNTGVGLAIVAQQKGYKCIFVCPDKVSTDKINVLRAYGAEVVVCPTAVDPEHPDSYYNVSDRLVRETPGAWKPDQYSNPNNPLSHYHSTGPELWEQTEGRITHFVAGVGTGGTISGTGRYLKEASDGAVKVIGADPEGSVYSGGSGRPYLVEGVGEDFWPTAYDRDVADEIVAVSDKDSFQMTRRLAKEEGLLVGGSCGMAVVAALEVAERLGEDDVVVVLLPDSGRGYLSKIFNDEWMADYGFLEDSGTSARVGDVLNDKEGGHIPSLVHMHPDETVGQAIEVLREYGVSQMPVVKPGAGHPDVMAAEVVGSVVERELLDALFSKSASLDDPLEKHMSAPLPQVGSGEPVADLMAVLGRADAAIVLVEGKPTGVVSRQDLLSFLAQSGK
- a CDS encoding LCP family protein, which translates into the protein MDAQSRGQADGTDPADQWVLNPETGDYELRLNDSAERPGAPRPRSAPRPGSAAPPRVPAQRGRPPAPAPAPDGDDTAGAGRRKRKQKRSGRRKALMWTGGALGLVLVGGSAFAYYWYDRLYGNIDTVDIGDVGSDKVLADGPVNILIIGNDVRTGEGNEAYGNRTNVTGHADTTLLFHVAEDRSNATVVSIPRDLMTTIPDCTSRQSDGSSKDIPGSTVPTRFNESYGVNGRDPGCTMLTVEGITDLEVDHFMMFDFNAVKTLSTAVGGVKVCLEKPIKDLDGGSGLDLPSGESTVEGEDALSFLRNRHGLKNESDLDRIEMQQKFVASMIRQLKEDTLNSPSKMLDVADAATKSLTVDKGIGSPGKLLTLARELGKINLKNITMMTVPVKDNPAEPTPVTVVLDPEKAPKVFSMLQNDVSFTEVEKKAKKAKDKQAELLEGPRAEESAIRVDVFNGGGPQGAAQDTLVWLQTDEGVARSTNKGNAPAEVKKTRLEYGPDQADQARALADLMGLPASALKPGTEDAGEATPMTLTLGPDFTKAGVPVAPPNKVDGVDQSRADEKMCKA
- a CDS encoding SGNH/GDSL hydrolase family protein, coding for MTGLSRARVARRIAAGAAYGGGGIGLAGAAAVGLLLAEAQLARRRVGNGASGHVPNADGLYGASYTVPGEPALRLTMLGDSTAAGQGVHRAGQTPGALLASGVAAIAERPVGLSTVAVPGARSDDLERQVTLALADPSRVPDVCVIMIGANDVTHRMPPAHSVRHLSSAVRRLRTAGAEVVVGTCPDLGTIEPVRQPLRWLARRASRQLAAAQTIGAVEQGGRTVSLGDLLGPEFAANPRELFGPDNYHPSVEGYATAAMAVLPTVGAVLGLWPAEEERPDAARREGFLPVARAAAEAAEEAGTEVTAAMPSGPRGPWALLKRRRRRRLPEPEPAPSTQPT
- a CDS encoding acetyl-CoA C-acetyltransferase gives rise to the protein MPEAVIVSAARSPIGRAFKGSLKDLRPDDLTATIIQAALAKVPELDPRDIDDLMLGCGLPGGEQGNNLGRVVAVQMGMDHLPGCTITRYCSSSLQTSRMALHAIKAGEGDVFISAGVETVSRFTKGNSDSLPDTRNPLFAEAEARTAAVAESEGSTWHDPREDGLVPDPYIAMGQTAENLARLKGVTRQDMDEFGVRSQNLAEEAIKNGFWEREITPVTLPDGTVVAKDDGPRAGVTMEGVAGLKPVFRPDGLVTAGNCCPLNDGAAALVIMSDTKARELGLTPLARIVSTGVSGLSPEIMGLGPVEASKQALSRAGLTIDDIDLAEINEAFAAQVIPSYRELGIPLEKLNVNGGAIAVGHPFGMTGARITGTLINSLQFHDKQFGLETMCVGGGQGMAMVVERLS